In Hydractinia symbiolongicarpus strain clone_291-10 chromosome 4, HSymV2.1, whole genome shotgun sequence, the following proteins share a genomic window:
- the LOC130641943 gene encoding phosphatidylinositol 4-phosphate 5-kinase-like, which translates to MRTTCILISLLVMLFFVYTKPLNAERMRSSHLLKRSIDIKKGFKSKHKIAIDSAVDDIKESTAFADREKKWKSMLEGEMFPEHMQSKSKRIEVERNPKNEENNEDDDAENNSPEPVVGEKKNRIENHDIVHDENLAESFGAEGYDDSNQDNDGDDDSNNDSASDDQEEDSESGSGDAESGEAENNDNTNNDDTAQPDKEPDESSTGDRRQEGKIQCHKKCSMPMTYHECAHPRCSLKVGTIKDLCFYLCKHQKERCEDVCE; encoded by the coding sequence ATGCGGACGACATGCATACTGATTTCTCTCCTTGTAATGCTCTTCTTCGTTTACACTAAACCCTTGAATGCAGAAAGAATGAGAAGTAGTCACCTATTAAAACGTTCAATTGACATTAAAAAAGGTTTCAAAAGCAAACATAAAATTGCTATTGATAGTGCAGTTGACGATATAAAAGAATCCACAGCATTTGCTGATCGAGAGAAAAAATGGAAATCCATGTTGGAGGGGGAAATGTTTCCAGAACACATGCAGAGCAAATCAAAACGAATTGAAGTTGAAAGAAATCCCAAAAATGAGGAAAACAACGAAGATGACGACGCGGAAAATAATTCTCCAGAACCTGTCGTTGGTGAGAAGAAAAATAGAATTGAAAACCATGATATTGTACATGATGAAAACCTTGCAGAATCATTTGGAGCTGAAGGATATGACGACAGTAACCAAGACAACGATGGCGATGACGATTCAAATAATGACTCTGCATCAGATGATCAAGAAGAGGATAGCGAAAGCGGTTCTGGTGATGCTGAATCGGGCGAAGcagaaaataatgataatacCAACAACGACGACACTGCTCAACCAGACAAGGAACCAGATGAGTCATCGACAGGTGACAGAAGACAAGAAGGCAAAATTCAATGCCATAAAAAATGCTCCATGCCAATGACTTATCATGAATGTGCACATCCTAGATGTAGCTTGAAAGTGGGTACAATAAAAGAcctttgtttttatctttgcaAACATCAAAAAGAAAGATGCGAAGACGTTTGTGAATAA
- the LOC130641944 gene encoding cAMP-dependent protein kinase type II regulatory subunit-like isoform X3, whose translation MLRTTFKKMNVHISCDRQDKMLPRGVWKKRIDFFESLACRKSPIESSNNSLNAQIKTSHKVKENTETSVNMDDDDFVPPPARGRRQAVAAESYDPTAEDEESEIIVVNPKTSEQLKCLEEAAKGIIFFEKCDAEQKRILFDAMFEKRVKEGDVIIRQGDDGDNFYVIEEGKYDVLIKDGDGEKKVATLQDKGFFGELALLYNCPRNATIMATGEGILWGLDQKTFRQIVVKATAKKRKTFETLLMGVSMLDSLTPYELMNLTDALDEKRFSKGEEIIKEGDSATNMYFIMQGEVSVRVTDKNTNTEQEVVKLNRGRYFGELALVLQKPRVASVYSYTDDTKCAVLNINAFERLLGPCVEIMKRNVHKYEEERKKLGINSISNELNGTSK comes from the exons ATGTTGCGTACgacgtttaaaaaaatgaatgttcATATTTCGTGTGACAGACAAGATAAAATGTTGCCACGGGGAGTTTGGAAGAAAAGAATAGATTTTTTCGAaa GTCTCGCATGCAGAAAGAGTCCAATTGAATCCTCTAACAACAGTCTTAACGCACAAATAAAAACTTCACACAAAGTTAAAGAAAATACTGAAACAAGTGTGAACATGGACGATGATGATTTCGTTCCACCTCCAGCACGTGGTCGACGACAGGCTGTCGCAGCTGAATCCTACGACCCAACTGCAGAAGATGAAGAAAGTGAAATAATTGTCGTCAACCCAAAGACTTCCGAACAATTAAAATGTTTAGAAGAAGCAGCAAAGGGGataatatttttcgaaaaatgCGACGCCGAGCAAAAGCGAATTCTTTTCGACGCTATGTTTGAAAAACGCGTCAAAGAAGGCGATGTTATAATTCGTCAAGGTGATGACGGTGATAACTTTTACGTCATTGAGGAAGGTAAATACGACGTTTTAATTAAAGACGGTGATGGAGAGAAAAAAGTCGCTACGTTACAAGATAAAGGTTTCTTTGGAGAACTAGCGTTGTTATATAACTGTCCAAGAAATGCCACCATTATGGCCACAGGCGAAGGTATCTTATGGGGGTTAGACCAAAAAACATTTCGACAAATAGTTGTAAAAGCAACCGCTAAAAAACGGAAAACGTTCGAAACTCTTTTGATGGGTGTTTCGATGCTCGATTCTTTGACACCATACGAGTTGATGAACCTTACTGATGCTTTAGACGAGAAGCGCTTCTCCAAAGGTGAGGAAATTATAAAAGAAGGTGATTCTgcaaccaacatgtattttatcATGCAGGGAGAAGTGTCTGTGCGTGTTACAGACAAAAATACAAATACAGAACAAGAAGTAGTTAAGCTAAACCGAGGTCGATACTTCGGTGAATTGGCGCTAGTTTTACAAAAGCCACGTGTAGCTTCAGTCTATTCGTACACTGATGATACTAAATGTGCTGTGCTGAACATAAACGCGTTTGAAAGATTGCTTGGACCTTGTGTTGAAATTATGAAACGCAATGTACATAAATATGAAGAGGAACGGAAAAAATTGGGAATTAACAGTATTTCTAATGAACTCAATGGAACGTCGAAGTAG
- the LOC130641944 gene encoding cAMP-dependent protein kinase type II regulatory subunit-like isoform X4, whose product MGLACRKSPIESSNNSLNAQIKTSHKVKENTETSVNMDDDDFVPPPARGRRQAVAAESYDPTAEDEESEIIVVNPKTSEQLKCLEEAAKGIIFFEKCDAEQKRILFDAMFEKRVKEGDVIIRQGDDGDNFYVIEEGKYDVLIKDGDGEKKVATLQDKGFFGELALLYNCPRNATIMATGEGILWGLDQKTFRQIVVKATAKKRKTFETLLMGVSMLDSLTPYELMNLTDALDEKRFSKGEEIIKEGDSATNMYFIMQGEVSVRVTDKNTNTEQEVVKLNRGRYFGELALVLQKPRVASVYSYTDDTKCAVLNINAFERLLGPCVEIMKRNVHKYEEERKKLGINSISNELNGTSK is encoded by the coding sequence GTCTCGCATGCAGAAAGAGTCCAATTGAATCCTCTAACAACAGTCTTAACGCACAAATAAAAACTTCACACAAAGTTAAAGAAAATACTGAAACAAGTGTGAACATGGACGATGATGATTTCGTTCCACCTCCAGCACGTGGTCGACGACAGGCTGTCGCAGCTGAATCCTACGACCCAACTGCAGAAGATGAAGAAAGTGAAATAATTGTCGTCAACCCAAAGACTTCCGAACAATTAAAATGTTTAGAAGAAGCAGCAAAGGGGataatatttttcgaaaaatgCGACGCCGAGCAAAAGCGAATTCTTTTCGACGCTATGTTTGAAAAACGCGTCAAAGAAGGCGATGTTATAATTCGTCAAGGTGATGACGGTGATAACTTTTACGTCATTGAGGAAGGTAAATACGACGTTTTAATTAAAGACGGTGATGGAGAGAAAAAAGTCGCTACGTTACAAGATAAAGGTTTCTTTGGAGAACTAGCGTTGTTATATAACTGTCCAAGAAATGCCACCATTATGGCCACAGGCGAAGGTATCTTATGGGGGTTAGACCAAAAAACATTTCGACAAATAGTTGTAAAAGCAACCGCTAAAAAACGGAAAACGTTCGAAACTCTTTTGATGGGTGTTTCGATGCTCGATTCTTTGACACCATACGAGTTGATGAACCTTACTGATGCTTTAGACGAGAAGCGCTTCTCCAAAGGTGAGGAAATTATAAAAGAAGGTGATTCTgcaaccaacatgtattttatcATGCAGGGAGAAGTGTCTGTGCGTGTTACAGACAAAAATACAAATACAGAACAAGAAGTAGTTAAGCTAAACCGAGGTCGATACTTCGGTGAATTGGCGCTAGTTTTACAAAAGCCACGTGTAGCTTCAGTCTATTCGTACACTGATGATACTAAATGTGCTGTGCTGAACATAAACGCGTTTGAAAGATTGCTTGGACCTTGTGTTGAAATTATGAAACGCAATGTACATAAATATGAAGAGGAACGGAAAAAATTGGGAATTAACAGTATTTCTAATGAACTCAATGGAACGTCGAAGTAG